The Nocardia arthritidis genome has a window encoding:
- a CDS encoding flavin-containing monooxygenase produces MNASTTDHEIIVVGAGFSGIGAAIKLLAAGFDDFIVVDDADGVGGTWHWNTYPGIAVDIPSFSYQYSFEQRSNWSRVYARGHELKAYAESCVDKYRLRSRIRLSTTVLGAEFDEDRHRWRLRTDRGELTARFVISATGVLTRPKLPDIPGVSEFGGTTMHTSRWDHAEDLRDKRVAIIGTGASAVQIIPEIAPKVQRLTVFQRTPIWCLPRPDGPLPPAVRRLLRLPGGRTLTRLLSQAYVELTFPISAHYHDTVPAAALGERSGLAHLRRQVHDPAIREKLTPRYALGCKRPGFSNDYLPTFNRPNVVLETDPIERITAGGVRTATGTEHVADVLILATGFKVMESGNMPTYDLRGVGGLDLEKWWDEHRLQAYEGVSVPGFPNFFSIIGPYGYNGASYFTLIENQTRHILRCLRRARTSGATLVEVTPEANDRFFREMLSRRGGQVFWQDSCAMANSYYFDKHGDVPFRPTTTVEAAWRSGHFDLDDYRFESATR; encoded by the coding sequence ATGAACGCATCTACGACCGATCACGAGATCATCGTGGTCGGGGCCGGATTCTCCGGTATCGGCGCCGCGATCAAGCTGCTGGCGGCCGGATTCGACGATTTCATCGTCGTCGACGATGCCGACGGCGTCGGCGGCACCTGGCACTGGAACACCTATCCCGGTATCGCGGTGGATATTCCGTCGTTCAGCTATCAGTACTCGTTCGAGCAGCGGTCGAACTGGTCGCGGGTGTACGCGCGGGGGCACGAGCTGAAGGCGTATGCCGAATCCTGCGTCGACAAGTACCGGCTGCGATCGCGAATCCGACTGTCCACCACGGTGCTCGGCGCTGAGTTCGACGAGGATCGGCACCGGTGGCGGCTGCGCACCGACCGCGGCGAGTTGACGGCCCGCTTCGTCATCAGCGCGACCGGGGTGCTCACCCGGCCCAAACTGCCCGATATTCCGGGTGTTTCGGAATTCGGCGGGACAACCATGCACACCTCGCGCTGGGATCACGCCGAGGACCTGCGGGACAAGCGGGTCGCGATCATCGGCACCGGCGCCTCGGCGGTGCAGATCATCCCGGAGATCGCACCGAAGGTACAGCGGCTCACCGTCTTCCAGCGCACGCCGATCTGGTGCCTGCCGCGCCCGGACGGCCCGCTGCCGCCCGCGGTGCGGCGGCTGCTGCGCCTGCCCGGCGGGCGCACGCTCACCCGGTTGCTCAGCCAGGCCTACGTCGAGCTGACCTTCCCGATCTCCGCGCACTACCACGACACCGTTCCGGCCGCCGCGCTCGGCGAGCGGTCCGGGCTCGCACATCTGCGCCGCCAGGTCCATGATCCGGCGATCCGGGAAAAGCTCACGCCCCGTTATGCTTTGGGCTGTAAGCGGCCGGGCTTCTCGAACGACTACCTGCCCACCTTCAACCGGCCGAATGTGGTGCTGGAGACCGATCCGATCGAACGGATCACCGCGGGCGGCGTGCGGACCGCGACGGGTACCGAGCACGTGGCCGACGTGCTCATCCTGGCCACCGGATTCAAGGTGATGGAGTCGGGCAATATGCCGACCTACGATCTGCGCGGCGTCGGCGGCCTCGATCTCGAAAAGTGGTGGGACGAGCACAGATTGCAGGCCTACGAGGGGGTGAGCGTGCCCGGCTTCCCGAATTTCTTCTCCATCATCGGGCCCTATGGTTACAACGGCGCCTCGTATTTCACCCTGATCGAGAACCAGACCCGGCATATCCTGCGCTGCCTGCGCCGCGCCCGCACCAGCGGCGCCACCCTGGTCGAGGTGACGCCGGAGGCCAACGACCGCTTCTTCCGGGAGATGCTGTCCCGCCGCGGCGGCCAGGTGTTCTGGCAGGACAGCTGCGCAATGGCCAACAGCTACTACTTCGACAAGCACGGCGATGTGCCGTTCCGCCCTACCACCACCGTCGAAGCGGCTTGGCGCAGTGGGCATTTCGATCTGGACGATTACCGCTTCGAGAGCGCGACCAGGTAG
- a CDS encoding amidohydrolase family protein translates to MNFPDIRIIDAHIHQWDPFTTPRDFSTLAKLFRLLPIPVEFATRLAPRRDREFAGDPTPFLHPYLPPDYRADAADVPVDTVTHVEVEWSGSDPLAKADETGWVARLPFDRDGPELGAIVAGADPAAPRFAELLDAHRAASPLVCGIRTMVAHHPDPGVRSFTKRESALTTREFLSGFGILAEYELSFEAWVYSHALPEVTALAQRYPEVSIVLDHLGTPAGIFGPVGKHTGTNPGLRRELFVRWRDDLAALAAQRNVVAKVSGLMMPILGHPVPPRGMPTPVSALLDRIGPLVEHALDVFGAERLLWGSNFPVDKPITSIGNSMRTIAAAITGHGGGPAELEQVFRRTAQRTYRIVSAA, encoded by the coding sequence ATGAATTTCCCGGATATCCGAATCATCGACGCGCATATCCACCAGTGGGATCCGTTCACCACCCCACGGGATTTCAGTACGCTGGCCAAATTGTTCCGGTTGCTGCCGATTCCCGTGGAGTTCGCGACCCGGCTGGCGCCGCGGCGGGACCGTGAATTCGCGGGCGATCCAACGCCTTTTCTGCATCCGTATCTGCCGCCGGACTATCGCGCCGACGCGGCCGACGTTCCGGTGGATACCGTGACGCATGTCGAGGTGGAATGGTCGGGCTCCGACCCGCTGGCCAAGGCCGACGAAACCGGCTGGGTGGCCCGGCTGCCCTTCGATCGGGACGGGCCGGAGCTGGGTGCGATCGTCGCGGGCGCGGATCCGGCGGCGCCGCGATTCGCCGAACTACTCGACGCGCACCGGGCCGCCTCACCGCTGGTCTGCGGTATCCGCACCATGGTCGCGCACCATCCCGATCCCGGGGTCCGGTCCTTCACCAAACGCGAAAGCGCGCTCACCACAAGGGAATTCCTGTCCGGATTCGGCATATTGGCCGAATATGAGCTGTCCTTCGAGGCCTGGGTGTACTCGCACGCGCTGCCGGAGGTGACGGCGCTGGCCCAGCGCTATCCGGAGGTGTCGATCGTGCTCGACCATCTCGGCACGCCCGCGGGCATTTTCGGTCCGGTCGGCAAGCACACCGGGACCAATCCAGGGCTACGGCGCGAATTGTTCGTCCGCTGGCGCGACGATCTGGCGGCGCTGGCCGCGCAGCGCAATGTGGTGGCGAAGGTGAGCGGGCTGATGATGCCGATCCTCGGCCATCCGGTGCCGCCACGGGGCATGCCGACACCGGTGAGCGCGCTGCTCGACCGGATCGGTCCGCTGGTCGAGCACGCGCTGGACGTCTTCGGCGCCGAGCGGCTGCTCTGGGGTTCGAATTTTCCGGTGGACAAGCCGATCACCAGCATCGGCAACAGCATGCGGACCATCGCGGCGGCGATCACCGGCCACGGCGGCGGCCCGGCCGAACTCGAACAGGTCTTCCGGCGGACCGCGCAGCGGACTTACCGGATCGTTTCGGCGGCATAG
- the icmF gene encoding fused isobutyryl-CoA mutase/GTPase IcmF: MADTALHTPANPVRFVTSAALFDGHDAAINIMRRILQAQGAEVIHLGHNRSVREVVDAVLTEDAQGVAISSYQGGHVEYFEYLAEALKKAGAEHVRIFGGGGGVIVAEEIARLAESGVTVFSPEDGQRLGLPGMINQLIRACDIDLSAKPPTAEAILSGERAALARAITCLQQDALPEQTRAALERAAAARTVPVLGFTGTGGSGKSSLTDELVRRLRSDQQDKLRVAILAVDPTRRRGGGALLGDRIRMNALDGEHIYFRSLATRGGRELPNGIDGIVTACKAAGYDLIILETPGIGQGDAAVTDHVDLAMYVMTPEFGAASQLEKIDMLDYADVVAINKFERRGAADALRDVARQLIRNREQFGAAPEDMPVFGTSAATFNDDGVTALYQHLMDALADKGLQLQPGVLPRVNTKVSTRFAQIIPPARVRYLAEIADTVRAYHAETAAQAVVAQRVQRLEQVAAELPDDAAVAELATRARTELASDNAALLAEWPALAESYRGEEQVVRVRDREIRTPLRRETLSGNTIPRVALPRFTDHGELLRFLRAENLPGRFPFTAGVFPFKRDNEDPARMFAGEGDPFRTNRRFKVLSEHSDAKRLSTAFDSVTLYGHDPAERPDIYGKVGTSGVSIASLDDMKALYDGFDLTAPTTSVSMTINGPAPTILAYFLNTAIDQALERFTASEGREPNAEEAAEIRARTLATVRGTVQADILKEDQGQNTCIFSTEFSLRMMADIQEWFVRNSVRNFYSVSISGYHIAEAGANPISQLAFTLANGFTYVEAYLARGMHIDDFAPNLSFFFSNGMDPEYSVIGRVARRIWAVTMRDRYGANDRSQKLKYHIQTSGRSLHAQEMSFNDIRTTLQALIAIYDNCNSLHTNAYDEAVTTPTEESVRRALAIQLIINREWGVAMNENPLQGSFLVDELTDLVEEAVLTEFERISERGGVLGAMETGYQRGRIQDESMRYEQRKHDGSLPIIGVNTFRNPHGEPHRELELARGTEQEKQSQLRRVREFQQRHRDAAHAALARLEAVARTDENIFEALMDAARVCTLQQITDTFFTVGGQYRRNV; the protein is encoded by the coding sequence GTGGCCGATACCGCGCTGCACACGCCCGCAAATCCCGTCCGCTTCGTCACCTCGGCCGCACTGTTCGACGGTCACGACGCGGCCATCAACATCATGCGCCGCATCCTGCAGGCGCAGGGTGCGGAGGTGATCCACCTCGGCCACAACCGCTCGGTGCGCGAGGTGGTCGACGCCGTGCTCACCGAGGATGCGCAGGGCGTCGCGATCAGCTCGTATCAGGGCGGACACGTCGAATACTTCGAATACCTGGCCGAAGCGCTGAAAAAGGCCGGGGCCGAACATGTCCGGATCTTCGGCGGGGGCGGCGGGGTGATCGTCGCCGAGGAGATCGCGCGGCTCGCCGAATCCGGGGTGACCGTCTTCTCTCCCGAAGATGGTCAGCGACTGGGCCTGCCCGGCATGATCAATCAGCTGATCCGCGCCTGCGATATCGATCTTTCGGCGAAACCGCCTACGGCGGAGGCCATTCTGTCCGGTGAGCGGGCGGCGCTCGCCCGCGCGATCACCTGCCTGCAGCAGGACGCGCTACCCGAGCAGACCCGCGCGGCGCTCGAGCGGGCCGCCGCGGCCCGCACCGTTCCGGTGCTCGGCTTCACCGGCACCGGCGGCTCCGGAAAGTCCTCGCTCACCGACGAATTGGTGCGCAGGCTGCGCTCGGACCAGCAGGACAAGCTGCGGGTCGCCATCCTCGCCGTCGACCCGACCCGCAGGCGCGGCGGCGGCGCACTGCTCGGCGACCGGATCCGGATGAACGCGCTGGACGGTGAGCACATCTACTTCCGCTCCCTGGCCACCCGCGGCGGCCGCGAGCTGCCGAACGGTATCGACGGCATCGTAACCGCTTGTAAGGCAGCGGGTTACGACCTGATCATCCTGGAGACGCCCGGTATCGGGCAGGGCGACGCCGCCGTCACCGACCATGTCGACCTGGCCATGTATGTGATGACGCCGGAGTTCGGCGCGGCATCCCAGCTGGAGAAGATCGACATGCTGGATTACGCGGATGTGGTGGCGATCAACAAGTTCGAGCGCCGCGGTGCGGCCGACGCGCTGCGCGATGTCGCACGCCAGCTGATCCGCAATCGCGAGCAGTTCGGCGCCGCACCGGAGGATATGCCGGTATTCGGCACCAGCGCGGCGACTTTCAACGACGACGGGGTCACCGCCCTGTATCAGCACCTGATGGATGCGCTCGCGGACAAGGGACTACAGCTACAGCCGGGTGTGCTGCCCCGGGTGAATACCAAGGTGTCCACCAGGTTCGCGCAGATCATTCCCCCAGCGCGGGTGCGCTACCTGGCCGAGATCGCCGATACCGTGCGCGCGTACCACGCCGAGACGGCCGCGCAAGCCGTTGTCGCGCAACGGGTTCAGCGGTTGGAGCAGGTGGCGGCCGAACTGCCCGACGACGCGGCCGTCGCCGAGCTCGCGACGCGGGCCCGCACCGAGCTCGCCTCGGACAATGCCGCGCTGCTGGCCGAGTGGCCCGCGCTCGCCGAATCGTATCGGGGCGAGGAGCAGGTGGTCCGGGTGCGGGACCGCGAGATTCGCACACCGCTGCGCCGGGAAACCCTGTCCGGCAACACTATTCCGCGCGTCGCGCTCCCCCGGTTCACCGATCACGGTGAGCTGCTGCGCTTCCTGCGCGCGGAGAACCTGCCCGGCCGGTTCCCGTTCACCGCGGGCGTCTTCCCGTTCAAGCGGGACAACGAGGATCCGGCCCGGATGTTCGCCGGCGAGGGCGACCCGTTCCGCACCAATCGCCGTTTCAAGGTGCTGAGCGAACACTCCGACGCGAAACGGCTTTCGACGGCGTTCGATTCGGTGACGCTGTACGGCCACGATCCGGCCGAGCGCCCCGACATCTACGGCAAGGTGGGCACCTCGGGCGTCTCGATCGCCTCGCTGGACGATATGAAGGCGCTCTACGACGGCTTCGACCTGACCGCGCCGACCACCTCGGTCTCGATGACCATCAACGGTCCGGCGCCGACCATCCTCGCCTACTTCCTCAACACCGCGATAGATCAAGCGCTGGAACGCTTTACGGCCAGCGAGGGCCGCGAGCCGAATGCGGAGGAGGCCGCCGAGATCCGGGCGCGCACGCTGGCCACCGTGCGCGGCACCGTGCAGGCCGACATCCTCAAGGAGGACCAGGGGCAGAACACCTGCATCTTCTCCACCGAATTCAGCCTGCGCATGATGGCCGATATCCAGGAATGGTTCGTGCGCAACAGCGTTCGCAACTTCTACTCGGTATCGATCTCCGGATACCACATCGCCGAGGCCGGTGCGAATCCGATCAGCCAGCTCGCGTTCACGCTGGCCAACGGATTCACCTATGTGGAGGCATATCTCGCGCGCGGTATGCACATCGACGATTTCGCGCCGAACCTGTCGTTCTTCTTCTCCAACGGGATGGATCCGGAGTATTCGGTGATCGGCCGGGTGGCCCGGCGCATCTGGGCGGTGACCATGCGAGATCGCTACGGCGCCAACGACCGTTCGCAGAAGCTCAAGTACCACATCCAGACCTCCGGCCGGTCGCTGCACGCACAGGAGATGAGCTTCAACGATATTCGCACCACGCTGCAAGCGCTCATCGCCATCTACGACAACTGCAACAGCCTGCACACCAACGCATACGACGAGGCGGTGACCACACCCACCGAGGAATCGGTGCGCCGGGCGCTGGCCATCCAGCTGATCATCAATCGCGAATGGGGCGTCGCGATGAATGAAAATCCGCTGCAGGGCAGCTTTCTCGTCGACGAGCTCACCGATCTGGTGGAGGAGGCGGTGCTCACCGAATTCGAGCGGATCAGCGAGCGCGGCGGTGTGCTCGGCGCGATGGAGACCGGATATCAGCGCGGCCGCATCCAGGACGAGTCGATGCGCTACGAACAGCGCAAACACGACGGCTCGCTGCCGATTATCGGCGTCAACACCTTCCGCAACCCGCACGGTGAGCCGCACCGGGAGCTCGAGCTGGCGCGCGGCACCGAGCAGGAGAAGCAGTCCCAGCTGCGCCGCGTTCGCGAATTCCAGCAGCGGCACCGCGACGCGGCGCATGCGGCGCTGGCCCGGCTGGAGGCGGTCGCGCGCACCGACGAAAATATTTTCGAGGCGCTGATGGACGCGGCGCGGGTCTGTACATTGCAACAGATCACCGACACTTTCTTCACGGTTGGGGGCCAATACCGCCGAAATGTGTGA
- a CDS encoding CoA-acylating methylmalonate-semialdehyde dehydrogenase: MVRELTHFIGGQHVPGTSGDFGDVFDPNIGQVQARVPLASADEVAAAVANAEAAQQVWAAFNPQKRARVLMKFLTLVQDEMDSLAALLSSEHGKTIADAKGDIQRGLEVVEFAAGIPHLLKGEYTESAGTGIDVYSMRQPLGVVAGITPFNFPAMIPLWKAGPALACGNAFVLKPSERDPSVPLRLAELFLEAGLPAGVFNVVNGDKTAVDALLNDPRVKAVGFVGSTPIAQYIYETATANGKRAQCFGGAKNHAIVMPDADLDDVADQLIGAGYGSAGERCMAISVAVPVGAETADRLVAKLTERVHKLNIGRSDDPGADFGPLVGRDGVDRVNGYVQLGIDEGAELVVDGRGLTVDGGENGYFVGATLFDRVTPDMRIYRDEIFGPVLSVVRAATYEEGLRLANEHEYGNGVAIFTRDGDTARDFAARVQVGMVGINVPIPVPIAYHTFGGWKRSGFGDLNQHGPDSIRFYTKTKTVTQRWPSGRKESNAFVIPTMD; the protein is encoded by the coding sequence ATGGTTCGCGAACTCACCCACTTCATCGGTGGACAGCATGTACCGGGGACCTCCGGCGACTTCGGGGATGTGTTCGACCCCAATATCGGCCAGGTGCAGGCCAGGGTGCCGCTGGCGAGTGCGGACGAGGTGGCGGCGGCGGTCGCGAATGCCGAAGCGGCGCAGCAGGTGTGGGCCGCGTTCAATCCGCAGAAGCGGGCCAGGGTGCTGATGAAGTTCCTGACGCTGGTGCAGGACGAGATGGATTCCCTTGCGGCGCTGCTGTCTTCGGAGCACGGCAAGACCATCGCGGACGCCAAGGGCGATATCCAGCGTGGGCTGGAGGTGGTGGAGTTCGCCGCCGGTATCCCGCATCTGCTCAAGGGTGAGTACACCGAGAGCGCGGGCACCGGCATCGACGTGTACTCGATGCGTCAGCCGCTCGGCGTCGTCGCGGGTATCACCCCGTTCAACTTCCCGGCGATGATCCCGCTGTGGAAGGCGGGTCCGGCGCTGGCCTGCGGAAACGCGTTCGTGCTCAAGCCTTCCGAGCGCGACCCATCGGTGCCGCTGCGGCTGGCCGAGTTGTTTCTCGAGGCGGGGCTGCCCGCGGGCGTCTTCAACGTGGTCAACGGCGACAAGACGGCCGTCGACGCGCTGCTGAACGATCCGCGGGTCAAGGCCGTCGGCTTCGTCGGCTCGACGCCGATCGCCCAGTACATCTACGAGACCGCGACCGCGAACGGCAAGCGCGCCCAGTGTTTCGGCGGCGCGAAGAACCACGCCATCGTCATGCCGGACGCCGACCTCGACGATGTCGCCGACCAATTGATCGGCGCCGGTTACGGTTCCGCCGGCGAGCGGTGCATGGCCATTTCGGTGGCGGTCCCGGTCGGCGCGGAGACCGCGGATCGCCTGGTGGCCAAGCTGACCGAACGCGTGCACAAGCTGAACATCGGCCGCTCCGACGATCCGGGCGCCGATTTCGGCCCGCTGGTGGGTCGGGACGGCGTCGACCGGGTGAACGGCTATGTCCAGCTCGGCATTGACGAGGGCGCCGAACTGGTGGTGGACGGCCGCGGCCTGACCGTCGACGGCGGCGAGAACGGATACTTCGTCGGCGCAACGCTTTTCGACAGGGTCACCCCCGATATGCGGATCTACCGGGACGAGATCTTCGGTCCCGTGCTCAGCGTGGTCCGCGCCGCGACCTACGAGGAGGGGCTGCGCCTGGCCAACGAGCACGAATACGGCAACGGCGTGGCGATTTTCACCCGCGACGGCGATACCGCCCGCGATTTCGCGGCCAGGGTGCAGGTCGGCATGGTCGGCATCAACGTGCCGATCCCGGTGCCGATCGCCTACCACACCTTCGGCGGCTGGAAGCGTTCCGGCTTCGGCGATCTGAACCAGCACGGCCCGGATTCGATCCGCTTCTACACGAAAACCAAGACGGTGACGCAACGTTGGCCCTCCGGTCGCAAGGAGAGCAATGCCTTCGTCATCCCGACGATGGACTGA
- a CDS encoding acyl-CoA dehydrogenase family protein: protein MFALDDDERAIRDTARGFADEFLAPNALEWDERKHFPVDVLRKAGPLGLGGIYVREDVGGSGLRRLDAVRIFEQLATGCPAIAAYISIHNMATWMIDRYGDDGQRNRWLPRLTAMDALGSYALTEPGVGSDAAALSTRAVRDGDDYIFNGAKQFISGAGSTDVYVVMARTGAAGSRGISAFIVPADTPGISYGANEKKMGWNAQPTRQVIFEDARVPAANLLGNPGDGFRIAMNGLNGGRLNIAACSVGGAQAALDRTVPYLAGRNAFGKPLLKNQALQFELADMRTELEAARTLLWRAAAALDADAPDKVELCAMAKRFATDAGFEVANKALQLHGGYGYLAEYGLEKIVRDLRVHQILEGTNEIMRVVVARSVVGAA, encoded by the coding sequence ATGTTCGCCCTCGACGACGACGAACGCGCCATCCGCGATACCGCGCGTGGTTTCGCGGACGAGTTCCTCGCCCCGAACGCGCTGGAATGGGATGAGCGCAAACACTTTCCGGTAGACGTGCTACGCAAGGCGGGTCCGCTCGGCCTCGGCGGCATCTATGTGCGCGAAGATGTCGGCGGCTCCGGCCTGCGCAGGCTGGACGCGGTCCGCATCTTCGAGCAGCTGGCCACCGGCTGCCCGGCCATCGCCGCCTACATCTCGATACACAACATGGCGACGTGGATGATCGATCGGTACGGCGACGACGGCCAACGCAACCGCTGGCTGCCTCGGCTCACCGCGATGGACGCGCTCGGCAGCTACGCGCTCACCGAACCAGGTGTCGGTTCCGACGCAGCGGCCCTGAGCACCAGGGCCGTTCGCGACGGTGACGACTACATCTTCAACGGCGCGAAGCAATTCATCTCGGGTGCGGGCAGCACCGATGTCTACGTGGTGATGGCGCGCACCGGCGCGGCCGGTTCGCGCGGCATCTCGGCGTTCATCGTCCCGGCCGATACACCCGGAATCTCATACGGCGCCAACGAGAAGAAGATGGGCTGGAACGCACAGCCGACCCGGCAGGTGATCTTCGAGGACGCGCGCGTGCCCGCCGCCAACCTGCTCGGCAATCCGGGCGACGGCTTCCGCATCGCGATGAACGGCCTCAACGGCGGGCGGCTGAATATCGCCGCCTGCTCGGTCGGCGGCGCGCAGGCGGCGCTCGACCGGACGGTGCCGTATCTGGCCGGGCGCAACGCCTTCGGCAAACCGCTGTTGAAGAATCAGGCGTTGCAATTCGAATTGGCGGATATGCGAACCGAATTGGAGGCGGCCAGGACGCTGCTGTGGCGGGCCGCCGCGGCGCTGGACGCCGACGCGCCCGACAAGGTCGAGCTGTGCGCGATGGCGAAGCGTTTCGCGACCGACGCGGGTTTCGAGGTCGCGAACAAGGCGCTGCAATTGCACGGCGGCTACGGCTATCTGGCCGAATACGGCCTGGAGAAGATCGTCCGGGATCTGCGGGTGCACCAGATTCTCGAGGGCACCAACGAAATCATGCGGGTGGTAGTCGCCCGCTCGGTGGTAGGAGCGGCGTAG
- a CDS encoding enoyl-CoA hydratase/isomerase family protein, translating to MSEPEVLIERRDGLGLITLNRPKAINALNHPMALAITHALREWADDEAIRTVAVVGAGERGLCAGGDIVAIHTDAKSGVAGPDSPTGRFWRDEYILNALIGRYPKPYIAVMDGIVMGGGVGLSGHGSHRIVTERSKVGMPEVGIGFVPDVGGTYLLSRAPGELGTHIALTTARMGAGDAIAAGFADYFVASEHIPALLDTLRTETAEIAIAKFASAAPESELVAQQQWIDACYSADSVAEILARLRADGAPEAAKAASEILGKSPVALKVTLRSLRAARGLTDLESVLNEEYRVSIAALASHDLVEGIRAQVVDKDRNPRWSPASLAEVTDAEVDTYFAALGDKELGLVAPEGRK from the coding sequence GTGAGCGAACCGGAAGTCTTGATCGAACGGCGCGATGGGCTCGGGCTCATCACCCTGAATCGCCCGAAGGCCATCAATGCGCTGAATCATCCGATGGCGCTTGCGATCACGCACGCGCTGCGGGAGTGGGCCGACGACGAAGCGATCCGCACGGTCGCGGTCGTCGGCGCGGGGGAGCGTGGCCTGTGCGCTGGCGGCGATATCGTCGCCATCCACACCGACGCGAAATCCGGTGTCGCCGGCCCGGATTCGCCGACCGGCCGCTTCTGGCGCGACGAGTACATCCTCAACGCGCTCATCGGACGCTATCCCAAACCGTATATCGCGGTGATGGACGGCATCGTGATGGGCGGCGGCGTCGGGCTCTCCGGCCACGGCAGCCACCGCATCGTCACCGAGCGATCCAAGGTCGGCATGCCGGAGGTCGGCATCGGTTTCGTCCCGGATGTCGGTGGCACCTATCTGCTTTCGCGCGCGCCGGGCGAGCTCGGCACGCACATCGCGCTCACCACCGCGCGGATGGGCGCGGGCGATGCCATCGCCGCCGGTTTCGCCGACTATTTCGTCGCGTCGGAACATATTCCGGCCCTGCTGGATACGCTGCGCACCGAGACGGCCGAGATCGCCATCGCCAAATTCGCCTCGGCGGCGCCGGAATCCGAGCTGGTCGCGCAGCAGCAGTGGATCGACGCCTGCTACTCGGCCGATTCGGTGGCGGAGATCCTCGCGCGGCTGCGGGCCGACGGCGCGCCGGAGGCGGCGAAGGCCGCATCGGAGATTCTCGGGAAATCGCCGGTGGCGCTGAAGGTTACGCTGCGCTCCCTGCGAGCCGCCCGTGGCCTGACCGACCTGGAGTCGGTGCTGAACGAGGAATACCGGGTATCCATCGCCGCGCTCGCCTCGCACGATCTGGTCGAGGGTATCCGCGCCCAGGTGGTGGACAAGGATCGCAACCCGCGGTGGTCCCCGGCAAGCCTGGCCGAGGTGACCGACGCCGAGGTGGACACGTACTTCGCCGCGTTAGGCGACAAAGAACTGGGTTTGGTTGCTCCGGAAGGTAGAAAATGA
- the mmsB gene encoding 3-hydroxyisobutyrate dehydrogenase gives MTASRGLKIGFLGLGHMGAPMAANLIKAGHDVLAFDPVPAAQEQARKDGATVVDSAAAAARDRDLVITMLPNGKLVLDVYAELLPAAAPDTLFIDCSTIDVADAKAAAVLAIGAGHRALDAPVSGGVAGAAAGTLTFMVGGGAADFAAALPVLEVMGAKVVHCGGSGVGQAAKICNNMLLGISMIGLSEALVLGEKLGLSHQSFFDVVSTASGQSWALTSYCPVPGPVPASPANNDYRPGFATALMNKDLGLAANALRDNGIDGQLGLLAAEIYNRFNQTDAGRDFSAIVTDIRDRSDREGV, from the coding sequence ATGACGGCATCGCGTGGGCTGAAAATCGGTTTTCTCGGCCTCGGACATATGGGCGCGCCGATGGCGGCGAACCTGATCAAGGCGGGCCACGACGTGCTCGCATTCGACCCGGTGCCCGCCGCGCAGGAGCAGGCGCGCAAAGACGGTGCGACCGTTGTGGATTCGGCCGCCGCGGCGGCGCGCGATCGCGATCTCGTGATCACCATGCTGCCCAACGGAAAACTCGTGCTCGACGTCTATGCCGAACTGCTCCCGGCGGCCGCGCCGGACACCCTTTTCATCGACTGCTCCACCATCGATGTCGCCGACGCCAAGGCCGCCGCGGTGCTGGCCATCGGCGCGGGCCACCGCGCCCTCGACGCACCGGTCTCCGGCGGTGTCGCGGGTGCGGCGGCGGGCACGCTGACCTTCATGGTCGGCGGCGGCGCCGCGGATTTCGCCGCTGCGCTGCCGGTGCTGGAGGTGATGGGCGCCAAGGTGGTGCACTGCGGCGGTTCCGGCGTCGGCCAGGCCGCGAAGATCTGCAACAACATGCTGCTCGGCATCTCCATGATCGGCCTGTCCGAGGCCCTGGTGCTCGGCGAGAAGCTGGGCCTGAGCCATCAGTCCTTCTTCGATGTCGTCTCCACCGCGTCGGGCCAGAGCTGGGCGCTCACCAGCTACTGTCCGGTCCCCGGCCCGGTCCCGGCCAGCCCGGCCAACAACGACTACCGGCCGGGTTTCGCCACCGCGCTGATGAACAAGGATCTCGGCCTGGCGGCAAACGCGTTGCGCGACAACGGTATCGACGGCCAACTCGGCCTGCTCGCGGCGGAGATCTACAACCGGTTCAACCAGACCGATGCTGGCCGGGACTTCTCCGCTATCGTGACGGACATCCGTGACCGCTCCGATCGAGAAGGTGTCTAG